One genomic segment of Alicycliphilus denitrificans K601 includes these proteins:
- a CDS encoding NAD kinase, with protein MKPIFRRVAVIGKYQVPVAGSASGNSRQIIESIARFIAQQECEPTLETETAASTGLTGYHTLDVDGIGQHCDLCVVVGGDGTMLGVGRKLAAYGTPLVGINQGRLGFITDIPLQGYQDVLTPILHGDYEEDVRPLMQARVERGGESVFEALALNDVVVNRGSTSGMVELRVEVDGVFVSNQRADGLIVASPTGSTAYALSAGGPMLHPSIPGWVLVPIAPHTLSNRPIVLSDATEIAIEVAGGRDISANFDMQSLASLQHGDRVLVRRSAHRVCFLHPRGWSFFATLRRKLRWNEGGS; from the coding sequence ATGAAGCCCATCTTCCGTCGCGTGGCCGTCATAGGCAAATACCAGGTACCCGTTGCCGGCTCGGCGTCGGGCAATTCGCGGCAGATCATCGAGAGCATCGCCCGGTTCATCGCCCAGCAGGAGTGCGAGCCGACGCTGGAGACCGAGACGGCGGCGAGCACCGGCCTTACCGGCTACCACACGCTGGACGTGGACGGCATCGGCCAGCATTGCGACCTGTGCGTGGTCGTGGGGGGCGACGGCACCATGCTCGGCGTGGGCCGCAAGCTGGCCGCCTACGGCACGCCGCTGGTGGGCATCAACCAGGGGCGGCTGGGCTTCATCACCGACATTCCGCTGCAGGGCTACCAGGACGTCCTCACCCCCATACTGCACGGCGACTACGAGGAGGACGTGCGCCCGCTGATGCAGGCGCGCGTGGAGCGCGGCGGGGAATCCGTCTTCGAGGCGCTGGCCCTCAACGACGTGGTGGTCAACCGCGGCTCCACCTCGGGCATGGTGGAGCTGCGGGTGGAGGTGGACGGCGTGTTCGTCTCCAACCAGCGCGCCGACGGCCTCATCGTCGCCTCGCCCACGGGCTCCACGGCCTATGCGCTGTCGGCCGGCGGGCCCATGCTGCACCCGTCGATCCCGGGCTGGGTGCTGGTGCCCATCGCGCCGCACACGCTGTCCAACCGCCCCATCGTGCTGTCCGACGCCACCGAGATCGCCATCGAGGTGGCGGGCGGGCGCGACATCAGCGCCAACTTCGACATGCAGTCGCTGGCCTCGCTGCAGCATGGCGACCGCGTGCTGGTGCGGCGCTCGGCCCACCGCGTGTGTTTCCTGCACCCACGCGGCTGGAGCTTCTTCGCCACCCTGCGCAGGAAGCTGCGCTGGAACGAGGGAGGCTCCTGA